One window from the genome of Desulfovibrio legallii encodes:
- a CDS encoding YbaB/EbfC family nucleoid-associated protein, protein MRNMNDILRQAQVMQQKIAKLQQEMGDHSFEAASGGGMVKAEVSGKQELRRLTIDPKALEGGDVEMLQDLIVAAINEAGRIARESMEREMSAISGGIKLPGMF, encoded by the coding sequence ATGCGCAACATGAACGACATTCTGCGCCAGGCGCAGGTCATGCAGCAAAAAATTGCCAAACTGCAGCAGGAGATGGGCGACCACAGCTTTGAGGCCGCCAGCGGCGGCGGCATGGTCAAGGCCGAAGTTTCCGGCAAGCAGGAGCTGCGCCGCCTGACCATTGACCCCAAGGCCCTGGAGGGCGGCGATGTGGAAATGCTGCAGGATCTCATTGTGGCGGCGATCAATGAAGCTGGCCGCATTGCCCGCGAAAGCATGGAACGCGAAATGAGCGCCATTTCCGGCGGCATCAAGCTGCCCGGCATGTTTTAG
- the dnaX gene encoding DNA polymerase III subunit gamma/tau has product MKHLSLAARYRPQTFAQVAGQDTVKAVLSRAAAEGRPAPAYLLSGTRGVGKTTIARIFAKALNCERGPAAEPCNQCEQCRKITQGAHVDVAEIDGASNNSVEDVRALRENIGYAPMEGRYKIFIVDEAHMLSRNAFNALLKTLEEPPENVVFIFATTEAHKFPITIVSRCQHFVFRHLSEDALAAHLSAVLHKENVPFEEGAVRCIARRAAGSVRDGMSLLDQTLALGEERLTVDTARRVLGLAGQEFFAALFTALREQDCAAVADLCARLLQEGADIGFFVRELAGHWRNLFLLRQGGNAILPSLRLPPDDAALWQNLAPRFAAAHLHAAWQMTLDAQRGIVQSPEPAAALELLLLNLALLPQLLPVEQALPLRPSGAAGRSGADAATADAGAATRSVAPQAPPSTDGRAAATGPSHGTTDRTGPRPAPPAEAAPGFVPGPAGEDNARPRARQSNGAAAATEDGEAADGPDPDAARAAAPAAAAAAAPPHGAGKTPPAPALRPANNSKAAAVQEAATDAAGLDAGRQPERDEGSGKAPDAPEAASGHGPAVRDWTAFCDFCTAPRPDAAATPPPHLLRGLEACWQAGLLELRPRTASQAEQLERRRPGLEAALAAYGLPTDEVRVVTPAPRRPEAELIAAFSAKPELRHCLEVLNARVGACKPLNNGH; this is encoded by the coding sequence ATGAAGCACCTTTCCCTCGCCGCACGCTACCGTCCCCAGACCTTCGCCCAGGTGGCGGGACAGGACACGGTCAAGGCTGTGCTCTCGCGCGCCGCCGCCGAAGGCCGCCCCGCGCCTGCCTACCTGCTGAGCGGCACGCGCGGCGTGGGCAAAACCACCATCGCCCGCATCTTTGCCAAGGCTCTTAACTGCGAGCGCGGCCCGGCCGCGGAGCCCTGCAACCAGTGCGAACAGTGCCGCAAAATCACCCAGGGCGCGCATGTGGACGTGGCGGAAATCGACGGCGCTTCCAACAACAGCGTAGAGGACGTGCGCGCCCTGCGCGAGAACATCGGCTATGCGCCCATGGAGGGCCGCTACAAGATATTTATTGTGGACGAAGCCCACATGCTCTCGCGCAACGCCTTCAACGCCCTGCTCAAAACCCTGGAAGAACCGCCGGAAAACGTAGTCTTCATCTTCGCCACCACCGAGGCGCACAAATTTCCCATCACCATTGTGAGCCGCTGCCAGCACTTTGTCTTCCGTCACCTGAGCGAGGACGCCCTGGCCGCCCACCTCTCCGCAGTGTTGCACAAAGAGAACGTCCCCTTCGAGGAAGGAGCCGTGCGCTGCATTGCCCGGCGGGCCGCAGGCAGCGTGCGCGACGGCATGTCCCTGCTGGACCAGACCCTGGCCCTGGGCGAGGAACGCCTTACCGTGGATACGGCCCGGCGGGTGCTGGGCCTGGCCGGGCAGGAATTTTTCGCCGCGCTGTTCACGGCCCTGCGCGAGCAGGATTGCGCCGCCGTGGCGGATCTCTGCGCCCGCCTGCTGCAGGAAGGGGCGGACATCGGCTTTTTTGTGCGCGAGCTGGCCGGGCATTGGCGCAACCTTTTTTTGCTGCGTCAGGGCGGCAACGCCATTCTGCCCAGCCTGCGCCTGCCGCCGGACGATGCCGCCCTGTGGCAGAACCTGGCCCCAAGATTTGCCGCCGCGCACCTGCACGCCGCCTGGCAAATGACCCTTGACGCCCAGCGCGGCATCGTGCAAAGCCCGGAACCGGCCGCGGCGCTGGAGCTGCTGCTGCTCAACCTGGCCCTGTTGCCGCAGCTTTTGCCCGTGGAGCAGGCCCTGCCCCTCCGGCCTTCCGGCGCAGCGGGCCGCAGTGGAGCGGACGCCGCCACGGCTGACGCCGGCGCGGCAACGCGCAGCGTTGCGCCGCAGGCCCCGCCGTCAACGGACGGACGCGCCGCCGCCACCGGCCCAAGCCACGGGACTACGGACCGTACCGGCCCGCGCCCGGCCCCGCCCGCAGAGGCCGCGCCGGGTTTTGTGCCCGGCCCGGCGGGCGAAGACAACGCCCGTCCCCGCGCCCGGCAAAGCAACGGCGCAGCTGCTGCAACGGAGGATGGCGAGGCTGCGGACGGCCCGGACCCGGACGCGGCAAGGGCTGCCGCCCCGGCAGCCGCTGCTGCGGCAGCCCCCCCGCATGGGGCGGGGAAGACGCCCCCTGCGCCTGCGCTGCGGCCTGCAAATAACAGCAAGGCCGCTGCCGTACAGGAAGCGGCAACAGACGCCGCCGGACTAGACGCAGGCCGGCAGCCAGAGCGCGACGAGGGAAGCGGCAAGGCGCCCGACGCGCCGGAAGCCGCGTCGGGGCACGGCCCGGCCGTGCGGGACTGGACGGCCTTTTGCGATTTTTGCACTGCGCCGCGGCCCGATGCGGCGGCAACGCCGCCCCCCCACTTGCTGCGCGGGCTGGAAGCGTGCTGGCAGGCAGGTCTGCTGGAGCTGCGCCCCCGCACGGCCAGCCAGGCGGAACAGCTGGAGCGTCGCCGACCGGGCCTTGAGGCGGCGCTGGCGGCCTACGGCCTGCCCACAGACGAGGTGCGCGTAGTGACGCCCGCGCCCCGACGGCCCGAAGCGGAACTCATTGCGGCCTTCAGCGCCAAACCGGAACTGCGCCATTGCCTGGAAGTGCTCAACGCCCGGGTGGGCGCGTGCAAGCCCCTGAACAACGGGCACTAA